The Nitratidesulfovibrio sp. SRB-5 genomic sequence CAGCCCCCCGCGCCACGGCCTGACGCCTTCCTTATAAGGCAGGGAGTGCGCACGGGACGGAAAAGACGGGGCATCCGCGCCGCAATCCCCCCTCTTCAGGAGCTTTCGTGAGCATTCTTTCCGATGGTCTCGCCCGGTATCTCGAACATGACCACCTTGAACGCCTGGCCGCGGCCCGCGTGGGCATTGCCGGGGCAGGGGGCCTGGGCTCCAACTGCGCCGCCATGCTGGTGCGCAGCGGCCTGCGCCGTCTGGTGGTGGCCGACCGCGACGTGGTCGAACCCTCAAATCTCAATCGCCAGCAGTACCAGCCGTTCCATCTCGGCAAGTCCAAGGTGGACGCGCTTGCCGAAAGCCTGCGCGTCATAGAGCCGCGTCTGGTGGTCACCGCCCGGCGTGTGGACCTGACCCCCACCAACGTGGCCGACGTGTTCGCGGGCTGCGACATCCTGGTGGAAGCCCTGGACGACCCGGAGGCCAAGCGCATGTTCGTGGAGGCCGCGCTGGAAATGGGCGCCTTCGTGGTGTCCGCCTCCGGCATGGGCGGCTGGGGCGGCCCGGCCATGCAGATGCGCCGCATGGGCGACCGCATGGTGCTGGTGGGCGACTTCACCAGCGAGGTGGGCCACGACCTGCCCCCGCTGGCCCCGCGCGTGACCATGGCGGCGGCCATGCAGGCGGATGCGGTACTGCACCACATACTCGGCCCCTGCCCCGGTTTTGTGTAATCGGCGTCAGGGCGGGCATATGCTGCGTCAAACAGGCTTTCCGCGCGGGTCACGTACCGAAGACGTACGCTCCCCTTGCGGAAAGCCTGTTTTCCTTGCCTCTACCCACCCTGACGCCGATTACAGGCGGGGTGCCGGTTCGCGGTGGGGCCATATGCAGCGTCAAGCCGACTTTCCCTGCCGCTGACCCCGCCGCGCGCGTTACGCAGGTTGCGCAGGGGCGGTAGGGGCAGGTGTTTTATGGACTTATAACTGGCTTTGATGACTTGGTATTCTGCGGAGCCCGAAAGCTCAGTTCTTCCCCAAAAAAGGAGCATCCCATGCCGCGCATCCTTCCCGGCAGCACGCCGGAAGCCGACATCTACTGCCTGACCGATGACGGGCTGTCGCGGGGGCGGTCCGCCGTGGACGTGGTGGA encodes the following:
- the thiF gene encoding sulfur carrier protein ThiS adenylyltransferase ThiF — encoded protein: MSILSDGLARYLEHDHLERLAAARVGIAGAGGLGSNCAAMLVRSGLRRLVVADRDVVEPSNLNRQQYQPFHLGKSKVDALAESLRVIEPRLVVTARRVDLTPTNVADVFAGCDILVEALDDPEAKRMFVEAALEMGAFVVSASGMGGWGGPAMQMRRMGDRMVLVGDFTSEVGHDLPPLAPRVTMAAAMQADAVLHHILGPCPGFV